The Candidatus Krumholzibacteriia bacterium genome has a window encoding:
- the metK gene encoding methionine adenosyltransferase, with amino-acid sequence MAKTRRIYTSESVTAGHPDKVADQISDAILDAHLRGDSQARVAVETLVKHDQVVIAGEITSQAEVHPARVVRDVLHRIGYRDPHDPFHANGVEVRPIVFQQSHEIDHLVTPAGQDPMDQGAGDQGMMFGYATSESPERLPLPLALAHRITRRLDRDRAAGDPRWLRPDGKAQVSVLYEGDDPVRVESVVVAVQHSDDCERETFEQYVKDVVLPQELGIWYRDGLIVRVNAKGLFTLGGPAADAGLTGRKIMVDTYGGLARHGGGAFSGKDASKVDRSAAYMARLAARTVVDHGLARRCEVQAAYAIGVSRPVSIAVETFRTGPPARAMRLIEKEFDFRPAAIVERLGLDVPGFESVASGGHFGREGVAWERVGV; translated from the coding sequence ATGGCGAAGACTCGTAGGATCTACACCAGTGAATCCGTCACGGCGGGTCATCCGGACAAGGTGGCCGATCAGATCTCGGACGCGATCCTCGACGCTCACCTGCGCGGCGACTCGCAGGCCCGCGTCGCCGTCGAGACGCTGGTCAAACACGACCAGGTCGTGATCGCCGGCGAGATCACCAGCCAGGCCGAGGTCCACCCGGCGCGCGTGGTCCGCGACGTCCTCCATCGCATCGGCTACCGCGATCCCCACGATCCCTTCCATGCGAACGGAGTCGAGGTCCGGCCGATCGTCTTCCAGCAGTCGCACGAGATCGACCACCTGGTGACGCCCGCAGGGCAGGACCCGATGGATCAAGGCGCGGGCGACCAGGGCATGATGTTCGGCTATGCGACGTCGGAGTCTCCGGAACGCTTGCCGCTCCCGCTGGCCCTGGCGCATCGGATCACCCGCAGGCTGGATCGCGATCGTGCGGCAGGAGACCCGCGATGGTTGCGGCCGGACGGAAAGGCCCAGGTGTCGGTGCTCTACGAAGGCGACGATCCTGTGCGCGTCGAGTCCGTGGTCGTGGCCGTCCAGCACTCAGACGACTGCGAGCGGGAGACCTTCGAACAGTACGTGAAGGACGTCGTGCTGCCTCAGGAACTGGGAATCTGGTATCGCGACGGCTTGATCGTCCGCGTCAACGCGAAGGGTCTGTTCACGCTGGGCGGCCCGGCCGCCGACGCCGGTCTCACCGGCCGTAAGATCATGGTCGACACCTACGGCGGTCTGGCCCGTCACGGTGGCGGCGCGTTCAGCGGGAAGGACGCGTCGAAGGTCGATCGCTCGGCGGCGTACATGGCACGGCTGGCCGCACGGACCGTCGTCGATCACGGCCTCGCTCGACGCTGCGAGGTGCAGGCCGCCTACGCGATCGGCGTTTCCCGCCCGGTGTCGATCGCCGTCGAGACCTTCCGGACGGGCCCACCCGCCAGAGCGATGCGCCTGATCGAGAAGGAGTTCGACTTCCGGCCGGCGGCGATCGTGGAACGGCTGGGACTCGACGTCCCGGGCTTCGAGTCCGTCGCCAGCGGCGGGCACTTCGGTCGGGAGGGGGTGGCCTGGGAGAGGGTCGGGGTCTGA
- a CDS encoding STAS-like domain-containing protein has translation MSRSEAKRLLHGLDRFREVVLDFRGVEGVGQGFADEVFRVWAHAHPQTTLIPVHMNRAVEFMVRRAL, from the coding sequence GTGTCGCGTTCCGAGGCGAAGCGCCTGCTCCACGGCCTCGACCGCTTCCGCGAGGTCGTTCTCGACTTCCGCGGTGTCGAAGGAGTCGGGCAGGGCTTCGCCGACGAGGTGTTCCGCGTATGGGCGCACGCGCATCCGCAGACGACGTTGATCCCGGTGCACATGAATCGGGCCGTGGAGTTCATGGTGCGCAGAGCGCTGTAG